AATAGTAAACCGCTTAGGATAACCGGTACGGCGGCACTCGCTCCAGGCTTCCTGTCCTTCAGGATACATAGCAAGCCACTTCTGGGTGATGATACGTTCAAGCTTTATTTCCGTATTGTCACTTTCATTCCAAGCGACAGTAATGGTTGACACAGGATTCATCACAGTACCTATTGTACCAGATGGCGCGGTAAATTTAACAGGTTTAAAATCGTCTCCCCTCGTCAAATAATCACTCATGGCAACTCCCCACTGTTCAAATGATTTTGCGATACCTGCCTCATACAATTCCTTCACCTCACCACCCATATTCCATCCACGAAGTTTTCCTTCCGCACGCAAGAAGTAGACTTCCGCTGCACACATCCATTGAACAGGTGACTCTGCTAAAATATTCGGAGCAGACAGTTTTGCATAATTGTCTTTATTTGATGCTATTTGGGGAGCCGATAAACGAGCACCATGATACTTGTCACCATTTACCTCATATTCTGATTCCTGAAAATATTTAGAAAGACGAGGATCGTTATAGCCTTTCAAAAATGATTCAATATCCGCTCCCATACGTACGTCACTATAATTACTCCAGCAAACTTTCAACGGATGAAATACAGAAAGACCGTTTGCTGATTGCAGCTGGGCATTGTCCGCATTCTCAAGAATCACACCAGCCGCAACAGCTTCTTCTGCTAAATGCTGGGCAGTCTTTCCATTTACCTCAAAGCCTTCTACATAACAGGTACGCATAGCCAGACGCAATTTCAGAGAATTAGCAAACTTCAGCCATTTGACAAAATCACCTCCGTATACCAAATCGTATTTAGCTAACGGTTTACTGCCTGGATAATTGGTTGTATACTGTTGAAGTTCTACGATAGCCTCGTCCAAATCTATGAAAAAGGATTTATAAATATCTTCCTGCGAATCATATGGAGTTTCCAAACCGCCATGTCCAAACTGTAAGTATGGCAAAGGACCGTATATATCTGTCACACGATGCATGGCTGTTACTTTCAGAATTTGTGCTACAGCATATGCTTCAGGAAACTTTTCCTGTCCATTGTCACGAATCTGTTTCCAAGCAGGCGTCACTTTAGTGAATGCTACATCAAAAGCCACATCATTCCATTTATCATAGCGTAAGTTATAACTACAAGCTGAAGAATTGCCCCATGTGCCAATAGGAGTCATATAATCGGAATGCATATCTCCGCAAAGATTTTGCGCACGTTGATACTCATTAGCATCCACATCACTGGTAGGTATCACATCCAACTGCATAGTAGGGAAAAAATTACCGATTTTCATCAGTCCTGTCAACATCTCTTCAGGAACTTCAGAAGGATTGGTATTCCATTCTTTATAATTATCAGTACATGAAACGCTAAATGTAACGATTCCCAATGCACATACAATATTTTTAATTTTACTTAGTTTTTTCATTGTATCATTCCTTTAGTTGATTAATATTGGAATTTTACACTAAATCCAATGCTGCGCACACTTGGTTGCATAAAATAGTCGAATCCTTGGTAATATGTACCAGTAGAAGCGGATAATTCCGGATCGAACGGTGCTTTGTTATGGAACATAAACAAGTTCTTTCCGATGAGAGACACAGTAAGGTTCTGTATTTGGTTATTAAACCATTTTGTAGGAAACGTATACCCTAAAGTTGCTTCCCTCAATCGTACATTAGTCATACTGTACACATAATTTGCCAGAACTCCAGTCATACCATTACCTACTACATTATAATAGTCTTGAGCCAGAAGACGACCGTTATTAATGTTTACTCCGCCATTATCACGTGCAATAGCCGAAGCCTTGGATGTTCCATAATAATCCATTTTTGCCTGTGTGGCAGAAACACCAACACCACCGATACGTGCGTCAATCAAGAATCCAAGATTAAGTCCTTTCCAACTAAAACTGTTGTTCCATCCCCAGTTAAAGCGAGGTGCCGTGCTACCAGCCTTCATCCAAGTATTCGGATCAGCTTCAATAGCTCCCGTAGTAGCATTTACTTTAATATTACCTTTATGGTCCGTTTTTAATCCAGTTACATAAATATCACCTAATGTACCTCCCTCTTTTACAATCATTTTATAGCTACCTTGCGGATTGAAAGGTTCAATTTCCGTAATATATATAGGTTCTCCAGTCAAAGGGTTTGTTGCACCGTCAGGAAGCAAATAATCCACTGTGTTACGGTTCATTGTAAAAGTCAAATTAGAGTTCCATTT
This portion of the Bacteroides acidifaciens genome encodes:
- a CDS encoding RagB/SusD family nutrient uptake outer membrane protein, with the protein product MKKLSKIKNIVCALGIVTFSVSCTDNYKEWNTNPSEVPEEMLTGLMKIGNFFPTMQLDVIPTSDVDANEYQRAQNLCGDMHSDYMTPIGTWGNSSACSYNLRYDKWNDVAFDVAFTKVTPAWKQIRDNGQEKFPEAYAVAQILKVTAMHRVTDIYGPLPYLQFGHGGLETPYDSQEDIYKSFFIDLDEAIVELQQYTTNYPGSKPLAKYDLVYGGDFVKWLKFANSLKLRLAMRTCYVEGFEVNGKTAQHLAEEAVAAGVILENADNAQLQSANGLSVFHPLKVCWSNYSDVRMGADIESFLKGYNDPRLSKYFQESEYEVNGDKYHGARLSAPQIASNKDNYAKLSAPNILAESPVQWMCAAEVYFLRAEGKLRGWNMGGEVKELYEAGIAKSFEQWGVAMSDYLTRGDDFKPVKFTAPSGTIGTVMNPVSTITVAWNESDNTEIKLERIITQKWLAMYPEGQEAWSECRRTGYPKRFTIYFNKSSGQVDASGPRRIPYPSTEYDTNTVEVEKAVSEYLNGTDYGKVKLWWDKK